In a single window of the Tellurirhabdus bombi genome:
- a CDS encoding DUF4230 domain-containing protein, with amino-acid sequence MESSNFLVILLALALGSVGGIAVNNWLQQKKSTLKSGLQTRETRIEATLLLERIEKVFKVVMAEGYFSEILSYQDVKKILGILNDEKKALIIAKAKVLVGYDFGKMRFRQVDPNSDSKKLIIEYFPEPEILSIDTDYKFYDIDPGYLNYFKSEDYTRLLDEAKKTMYERAMQSDLPRIANNQIQYMIYQLADSMGWQIELPPAEQQKLDSLTEHYDELKAHPKALPDNTLTPE; translated from the coding sequence ATGGAATCATCGAATTTTCTAGTTATACTACTCGCGCTAGCTTTAGGAAGCGTTGGTGGTATAGCGGTCAATAATTGGCTTCAGCAAAAGAAATCGACTCTGAAAAGTGGCTTACAGACCCGTGAAACCCGTATTGAAGCCACCCTTTTGCTGGAACGTATCGAAAAAGTTTTTAAGGTAGTAATGGCTGAAGGCTACTTTTCGGAGATCTTGAGTTACCAGGATGTCAAGAAAATTCTTGGTATTCTGAACGATGAAAAAAAAGCGCTGATCATTGCCAAAGCCAAGGTATTGGTTGGGTATGATTTCGGGAAAATGCGCTTTCGGCAAGTAGACCCTAATTCCGATTCAAAAAAACTCATTATTGAGTATTTTCCCGAGCCCGAAATTCTGTCCATTGATACCGACTATAAATTTTACGACATCGATCCGGGTTACCTGAATTATTTCAAGAGCGAAGACTACACCCGCCTCCTCGACGAAGCCAAAAAAACCATGTACGAACGGGCCATGCAAAGCGATCTGCCCCGCATTGCAAACAATCAGATTCAATATATGATTTACCAGTTGGCTGATTCAATGGGCTGGCAGATTGAACTTCCTCCTGCTGAACAACAAAAGCTTGACAGCCTCACCGAGCATTACGATGAACTCAAGGCTCACCCAAAGGCGCTGCCCGACAATACATTGACACCTGAATAA
- a CDS encoding M1 family aminopeptidase has translation MRTYLYLFLFLVIPFVTSAQTPSDAIEACREAKVRSFGSLQKGAQGARMQYPGDASIDVNYYKLDLNITYTPQYLRGVATVKIKSLNANLTYFYLDFNNVLRVDSVKSGTAKLTYQVDKGQLLITPTRPLAKDEFVTVVVYYQGKPDNSQGSFSFGTHGPNNDPVIWSLSEPYGARDWFPCKDTPADKADSSDIWITAPRFFTSVSNGTLEGIINNADSSRTYRWRNRYPIAPYLISVAMSNYTRIDQTFRPTPTDSMPVTHYVYPEAATALLRTSVEETTRMLSFFSDYFGPYPFLKEKYGHAQCGFGGGMEHQTISSMGGFTQNLIAHELAHQWFGDKITCQTWEHIWLNEGFASYAEALYQESVRGQAGYQATINSFMNQAYNARGTLYVQNINSVNEIFNSNRTYAKGAVVLHMLRGMVGDIKFKEILKSYSRSSRAYSTATTEDFAGIVFQVYGRSLDYFFKQWIYGESYPTYRVTWSGTPTGDPNQWALQLRLEQTTNTTNPTAFMMPIQVRVATTAGDTTMTVFNASADQTFNFTVKAQPRAIVLDPNNWILKRVASVTDASPPLVTNTNEPVLATAITVLPNPVTGLLRVEVAATQTFKSRLALVDILGREVAALPEQTFPTGRKLVDWDVMHLPTGRYTLLINNGEKRLTQTVLVVK, from the coding sequence ATGCGTACTTATCTTTACTTATTTCTTTTTCTTGTTATTCCTTTCGTCACCAGCGCCCAAACGCCCAGTGATGCCATAGAGGCCTGTCGCGAAGCTAAAGTACGTAGCTTTGGAAGTTTGCAAAAAGGGGCACAGGGCGCCCGAATGCAGTATCCCGGCGATGCAAGCATTGATGTTAATTACTATAAACTAGATCTTAACATTACGTATACTCCCCAATACCTGCGGGGCGTAGCCACCGTCAAGATCAAGTCTCTTAACGCCAACCTCACCTATTTTTACCTGGATTTCAATAATGTACTGCGCGTTGATTCCGTAAAATCCGGGACTGCAAAATTGACTTACCAAGTAGACAAAGGCCAGCTTCTTATCACGCCGACACGTCCTCTGGCTAAAGACGAGTTTGTAACCGTGGTTGTTTATTATCAGGGGAAACCCGACAACAGCCAGGGCAGTTTTTCATTCGGAACGCACGGCCCCAACAACGACCCGGTAATCTGGAGCCTGAGTGAGCCTTACGGTGCCCGCGACTGGTTTCCCTGCAAAGATACCCCCGCCGACAAAGCGGACTCCTCCGATATCTGGATTACGGCTCCGCGCTTCTTTACGTCGGTCTCCAACGGCACGCTGGAAGGCATCATCAACAACGCCGACAGTAGCCGAACTTACCGCTGGCGCAACCGCTACCCCATCGCGCCCTACCTGATTTCGGTTGCCATGAGTAATTACACCCGCATCGACCAAACGTTTCGTCCTACGCCTACAGACTCGATGCCGGTGACGCATTATGTTTACCCGGAAGCAGCGACTGCCCTGCTGCGGACCAGCGTGGAAGAAACAACGCGTATGCTGAGTTTTTTCTCCGATTATTTTGGCCCTTACCCCTTTCTGAAAGAAAAGTATGGCCATGCGCAATGCGGTTTTGGCGGTGGAATGGAACACCAGACGATCAGCTCCATGGGCGGATTTACGCAAAACTTGATCGCGCATGAACTTGCTCACCAGTGGTTTGGCGACAAAATCACCTGCCAGACCTGGGAACACATCTGGCTCAACGAAGGCTTTGCTTCCTACGCCGAAGCGTTGTACCAGGAGTCGGTGCGCGGACAGGCTGGCTACCAGGCCACCATTAATAGTTTTATGAACCAGGCTTACAACGCGCGGGGAACGCTGTATGTGCAGAATATCAATAGCGTGAACGAAATCTTTAACTCCAACCGCACGTATGCCAAAGGGGCCGTGGTGCTCCACATGCTTCGGGGTATGGTTGGTGACATCAAGTTCAAAGAGATCCTAAAGAGCTATTCCAGATCGTCACGTGCCTATAGTACGGCTACTACAGAAGACTTTGCTGGTATTGTCTTTCAGGTATATGGGCGGTCACTTGACTATTTTTTCAAGCAATGGATTTACGGCGAAAGCTACCCAACCTACCGCGTCACCTGGAGTGGCACCCCCACCGGAGACCCCAACCAATGGGCTTTGCAGTTGCGGTTGGAACAAACAACCAATACTACCAACCCAACCGCCTTTATGATGCCCATTCAGGTCCGGGTTGCAACCACCGCAGGCGACACAACCATGACGGTTTTCAACGCCAGCGCCGACCAGACTTTCAACTTTACCGTAAAAGCCCAGCCTAGGGCCATCGTTCTGGATCCCAACAACTGGATTTTGAAGCGTGTCGCATCCGTTACAGACGCCTCACCCCCATTGGTTACCAATACGAATGAGCCTGTTTTGGCTACTGCGATAACAGTTTTGCCCAATCCGGTTACTGGTCTACTTCGTGTTGAGGTAGCGGCTACCCAAACGTTCAAATCCCGGCTGGCTCTGGTTGATATATTGGGTCGTGAAGTGGCAGCCTTACCAGAACAAACATTTCCCACGGGCCGCAAATTGGTCGACTGGGACGTAATGCATTTACCCACGGGACGGTATACGCTCCTGATTAACAATGGCGAAAAACGCCTGACCCAAACTGTATTAGTTGTTAAATAA
- a CDS encoding VOC family protein, translating to MSTLTATVSFSQTAPAKLGITGHNHLALQVKDIQASTAFYRDIVGLAPIPVPDNLKAIRSWFSIGNGQQVHLLAGRTQPIFHDRNGSHIALFVESIDKSEQFLKAQNVTFHKQVRFDGVVQIYFPDPDGYLIELNQGGK from the coding sequence TTGAGTACACTTACAGCGACGGTGTCTTTTTCGCAAACGGCACCCGCCAAGTTAGGCATCACTGGCCACAACCACCTGGCTTTGCAAGTAAAAGACATTCAGGCGAGTACTGCATTTTACCGCGATATTGTCGGGCTGGCACCCATTCCGGTTCCGGACAATCTGAAAGCCATCCGCTCCTGGTTTAGCATTGGCAACGGTCAGCAAGTTCACCTCCTGGCCGGACGGACTCAGCCTATTTTTCACGACCGTAACGGGAGCCACATCGCGCTCTTTGTGGAATCAATCGACAAATCCGAGCAGTTTTTGAAAGCGCAAAATGTAACCTTCCACAAACAGGTTCGTTTCGACGGCGTTGTTCAAATTTACTTTCCTGATCCCGACGGTTACCTTATTGAGCTGAATCAGGGAGGGAAGTAA